GGGTCTGGGTTCTCTTTAATGGATATGGTGAAGAAGCAACTCTCTGCACTGAATACCTTGGGGGTACGAATCCTGTTCGACAACTTTTCGCCTGGAGATGATCCCAATAGCTCAGCTAAACTTGAAGGTGGTAGAAAATGCATAGAAGACACAAAGACTCAAGAGTCGAgccaaacttcttttgataTGAGTTCCAAAGAGCatgcttctttgattgataACATCTTACACCATACGCCAGGCTCATTGGCGGCCAAAGAtcctgaagaaaaaaccTGGTCGAGGAGGCTGCGTTCAATGAGTGGAAGTTTGTTTACAAAACCttccatcttcaatggctctGATGAGGATGTCGTAGTGGAATTTTATTCAAGATTCCCCACCCAGGCTTCCGATAATGCTTCAAGAAGCACGCTCAAGGATCAATTctcagatgatgatgacaaaGCTACTGAAAGTGAGCATGGTCATAGAAAAACCAAACTAACTGATTTGGCAACcaaacctttcaaaaatgttgCCGAAATGTGGAATGCTCACCCAATACACTATATGAACGATTATGTTCCATTTAGTGAAGATGATCCAtatttggtgaaaaataAACGTAAAGTACATGCATTGCATAGATTTAGGCGCCATTTTAAATTGAACAATAACGAAATTTTAATAAGTGCGTCGTTTACCCATTTAGTAAGGAATGTTCCACTATATGGGAAACTGTATATTGCCAACGACGTTCTGTGTTTCCGAACGCTGCTACCAACGGTTAACACCAAAATGATCTTACCTCTCAATGATGTTGAAACTTGTTATAAAGAGAAGGGTTTCAGATTTGGTTATCTGGGTCTCGTCATCGTTATAAGGGGTCATGAGGAGctgtttcttgaatttaGTACTGCCTCAGCTAGAGATGATGCTGAATACGTCATATTGAAACGTTTAGATGATGTTAAATCAAAAAGAAGAGTGCCAGCATCTGTCTCGGCCAATATCGTGGAGACTGATAGCAATACCGCCAAACTCAAGTTCTTCGAAGATAAGATCAATGCTGAGGGTTTTGATGTTCCATtgctctttgatgagaatcCATACTTCAAGACTAATATAAAGCCTCAACGGAGCTATAAAATTGCTATGCTGACTATCGGTTCTCGAGGTGATGTTCAGCCCTATATTGCGTTAGGAAAAGGGCTGCTCAAAGAAGGTCATCAGGTAACGATCATCACTCACAGCGAGTTTCGCGAATTTGTCACAAAGCATGGTATAGGGTTTGAACCAATCGCAGGAGACCCTGCAGAATTGATGTCGCTGATGGTTGAACACGAATCGATGAATGTAGGGCTTTTCAGAGACGCTTCTGTCAGATTCCGCGATTGGATTACCGCTTTACTTGATACTTCTTGGGCGGCCTGCAAGAAGTTAGGGCTGGATATGTTAATCGAGTCTCCTTCGGCTATGGCAGGGATACACATTGCAGAAGCGCTTGATATTCCTTATTTTAGAGCTTTCACCATGCCATGGACGAGAACTAGAGCTTATCCTCATGCATTTATTGTTCCAGATCAAAAGCGTGGCGGTAATTACAATTATTTGACTCATGTGTTATTCGAAAATCTATTTTGGAAGGGAATCAGTGGCCAGGTCAACAAGTGGAGACTCGAATCACTTGGCTTGGATAAGACAAATCTCGATATGCTACAGCAGAATAAAGTACCGTTTTTCTACAACATCTCTCCCACAATATTCCCACCTTCCGTTGATTTTAGTGAATGGATCAAAGTGACTGGATACTGGTTCTTAGACGAGAAGACCGATTACAAACCTCCGCAAGCATTGGTTGATTTCCTAAGCCGGGCAAGAAAGCTGGGAAAGAAGTTGGTTTATATTGGGTTCGGATCCATAGTGGTTTCTAATGCAAAGGAAATGACCAAGGCGATCGCGAAAGCAGTTGAGGATGTTGACGTCTATTGTGTTTTGAATAAAGGTTGGTCAGAAAGATTAAATGACAGTTCTtctaaagaaattgaagtaGAGCTTCCAGAGTGTATTTTTAATGCTGGCAATGTTCCTCACGATTGGCTTTTCCCACAAATGGACGCAGCGGTGCACCATGGTGGGTCTGGAACCACCGGTGCGACCCTAAGGGCGGGGCTTCCTACTGTTGTCAAACCATTTTTTGGAGATCAGTTCTTTTACGCCCTCCGTGTAGAAGATATTGGTGCTGGACTGGcactgaagaaattgaataGTCACTCGTTAACCAAAGCTCTGCAGCAAGTTACTACGAATAAAAGAATGGCCGATAGAGCTTTACTGATAAAGAATCAAATAGCTAACGAGGATGGTGTTCGTACAGCCATAAACTGTATCTACGGCGAATTGGAGTATGCAAGAAGCTTGGTTCTTGCCAGAAgtaagaaggagaagatAACGCCATATAAAGAGGTTCAAACGTCTGAACCATTGGCAAAcaaagcttcaaataaCCAAGCGGATGAATCGTGGTTTTTTGTGTAGTTGAAATCACAATGGATAATTAGTGTTTTATAGATATTAACAAACTTAATCAACGTGGTAACCGCAAGAAACTATATGCGAAGGAGAAAATCATATTGACTCCCtgattcttgaaatgaTTAGCCTATCTGGATGACACGCATGATCGTGGTGTGTATGCCCGGACGTCTTTGGGCTACCTAAAATGCATTTACCAATTGGTgacttcttctgcttctccAAACAAAGAGTCTGTTACAGTTTGGTTGTTCTCTGAGTCCTTCCAAAGACGCGGAGGAGATTTCATAATCTCCTCAGCgttcttgttcaaaaattcaattaTGAGTCTATTGATTAGTTTGAATTCTAGTAGGAAGGCATCATGGCCTTCTGGTGACTCAACATTCTCAAGACGGGCATGCGGTATATTTTCTGCCAGGAATTCTTGCTCTGAATAAGTGAATAAACCATCTGTCTTTATACCTATGATCAGCGATGGTTGCTCTATGGAACGCAACACTTCTACAATGTTTTCATCGTAATCGAATCTATCACGAGCCAAATCGTGTGTATCCAGCTTACGTGTAATCGAGATGTAACAATTGGCATCAAAACGGTTGATGAATTTGCTCCCTTGGTACCGCAGATAACTTTGAGCCGAAAAGTAAGTTTGAGCTGGTTTGATGTCCTTTATAACACCCGCTACGGAACATGCTGAGGTTTCTGATGAGACAGAAAGGACCGATTCAGACgaagtggaagaagacCGACTTGCccttctttgttctttgcGGTGTTTATGGCCATCGTTGTGAATTTGTAGAGAGTGTTGGTTCACTGACGATGGAGCCGGCAGTGAGGATTTTGGAGCTTTACTCTGGTGTTCAACAGAGGGCGTGTTTCTGGCAAATTTTGTCTCAAAGCTGTTTCTCGACCTATAAGTTAGGAGAGCCGACATACGAGCAGCAGATAGACCTGCTATAGGTGGATCGTTTAAGGAATAGTACCCATCATCATACTTCGGATCAGAATAGATACATTGtctttgagcttctgaCCACGATATACACCATGCAGAATGTCTAGCAGAAGTTGCCAATGCAACCAAATTCCTCACGTAGTCTTTTTTGTAAATAGTAGCCCATTCCAACGCTAGCATACCACCCATAGAACCACCAATGACACAAGCCACAGAACTCACTCCGAGAGAATCCAAAACTATCCTGTGTGCTCTCACATCATCTCTTACAGTACACAATGGAAATTCAGGACCATATGGCTCTCCAGTATCTTCATTGATAGAAAGAGGCGAGAAAGACCCATAGGGCGAGCCCATAGAGTTCAAACATATGACGAAAAATCTCGATGGATCAAATGCCTGGTCATTCCCCAACAGAGGACCCCACCAATCAGCTACATCGGATGAACCGGTCAACGCATGACAGATCACCAGACAGTTGTCCCCCTTCTCGTTAAGGCTACCCCAGGACTTGTATGCAATAGGAAAGTTGTTAATGGTAATGCCAGACTCTAAAGTAAGCTCCGGTACTTCCACGATCCTCTGCCCATTCACCAACTTTGCAAACGGGTTTACTTTAACTACTTCATCTATGTCGAGCTCCTTCAGCGTTTTAGACTCGCGTGTGGCAGACATCTTTATTTTACAGGCTCAGTGCCGTTTTTCCTCAATTACACCTTGAATAGTGGGCTTGCGGATTGCAACTCGCTAGTCCATCGCTTATATATCTGGTCATTACCTGTTTCTTAACGATGTATCGTGAAGgagatcttttcaatacTGTGGCTCTCAGCGTCAGGAAGCCACATTGCCAAGCCCTCTAGAAAAACAAAAAATCGTGAAATTTCAggaaatgaaaaatgatcaCCAGCCGGAGTTATAAATGTGCTGGAGTTGATGTTTCTGGTTCATCCTGTTGCTGGGACAGTAAGATGCTTAGCTCACTTAAAGGGTTACGTAGTAGCTCTTCGAAGGGTCCCGATTCGACGACTTGGCCGCATTTTCCAAGAACGACGACTCTTGTACAGTTCTTGATCGTAGAGAGCCTGTGGGCGATTGAGATTGTTGTAAGACCTCTTTGAACACGCACTCGTAGAGTTTGCGCTActatttcttcactttggGAATCGAGGGCACTGGTGGCTTCGTCGAGGATCAGTAGAGAAGGATCAAGTAAAAAGGCTCTTGCGAGAGCGattctttgtttttgaCCACCAGATAGTTGAGCTCCACGAGGACCAACGAGAGTTTGTAGTCCGTCCGGGAAGTTGGCTAAGAACTTCGAACAGTTTGCTTGGCCAATGGCTGTAGAGATCAGATCATCGTTATCTGCTCGCTCGGGTGGTACAGTGTATAGAATATTGTCTAGAATTgtaccattgaaaagttgtgGCTCTTGTTGGACAATTCCGAGTAAGCGACGGTACTTGCGTACATTGAAACTGTTGATATTATGGTCTCCAATCATGATTCTACCCTCATTTGTGTCGTAATAACGTAAAAGCAATGATGCAACGGTGGATTTACCGCTTCCGGAGGGACCGACAATACAAACGTGCTCTCCGGGCTCAACCGTTATGTCAAGGccatcaaagatcttttggtTCAATCTTGTAGGGTACGTAAAAGATACGTTCTCGAATCTTATGGTCTTGTTGGCCAACGTAACAGGGTCCTGGCCAATAGTGGGAGGAATGAGCGGCTTACGATCTTTTAGTTCAAACACTCTCGCTGCAGCACCTGCACCTTTCATTAACTCAGAGTAAAAACTCGATAGTCCAAACATTGAAGATCCAGTGTAAACTGCATACATCATAAAACTCGAAAGATCACCCACTGTAATAAGCCCGTTTTGTATCATGTTAGTGCCCACCATCAACAATGCTAATAGGGAAATGTTACCTACCAGACCAGTTgaaccaaagaaaacaCCCGAGGTTAGCGCCTCTTTCAGCCCAATGTTGAAAACATTTCTTACTTCAGTTGCGTAACGATGGATTTCTTTTTTCTCTCCAACATATGACTGAATGGTCTTGACTGCCCCCAATTGCTCTTCTGACACT
The window above is part of the Torulaspora delbrueckii CBS 1146 chromosome 3, complete genome genome. Proteins encoded here:
- the MET2 gene encoding homoserine O-acetyltransferase (similar to Saccharomyces cerevisiae MET2 (YNL277W); ancestral locus Anc_1.68), whose protein sequence is MSATRESKTLKELDIDEVVKVNPFAKLVNGQRIVEVPELTLESGITINNFPIAYKSWGSLNEKGDNCLVICHALTGSSDVADWWGPLLGNDQAFDPSRFFVICLNSMGSPYGSFSPLSINEDTGEPYGPEFPLCTVRDDVRAHRIVLDSLGVSSVACVIGGSMGGMLALEWATIYKKDYVRNLVALATSARHSAWCISWSEAQRQCIYSDPKYDDGYYSLNDPPIAGLSAARMSALLTYRSRNSFETKFARNTPSVEHQSKAPKSSLPAPSSVNQHSLQIHNDGHKHRKEQRRASRSSSTSSESVLSVSSETSACSVAGVIKDIKPAQTYFSAQSYLRYQGSKFINRFDANCYISITRKLDTHDLARDRFDYDENIVEVLRSIEQPSLIIGIKTDGLFTYSEQEFLAENIPHARLENVESPEGHDAFLLEFKLINRLIIEFLNKNAEEIMKSPPRLWKDSENNQTVTDSLFGEAEEVTNW
- the MDL1 gene encoding ATP-binding cassette permease MDL1 (similar to Saccharomyces cerevisiae MDL1 (YLR188W); ancestral locus Anc_1.67), which produces MIYMLRRPLSFRFPINTTLRRLHSTRFNAVHYMIDRQWMKTVAPKIQLTVERQVRWNSTQRAPVNVNSNASVTAVKEAKLSPSDLNGSGFKDIKRLFRLAKPETLQIALALVLILISSAVSMTIPTIVGKLLDIAKDRKDADDTTEDDEGPKIFGMTTKQFCTALLAVFLVGAAANAGRIVILKITGERLVARLRTRTMKAALDQDATFLDTNRVGDLISCLSSDASIVAKSVTQNVSDGTRAVIQGFVGFGMMGYISWQLTSVMILMIPPLGIMAVVYGRKIRNLSRQLQTSVGGLTKVSEEQLGAVKTIQSYVGEKKEIHRYATEVRNVFNIGLKEALTSGVFFGSTGLVGNISLLALLMVGTNMIQNGLITVGDLSSFMMYAVYTGSSMFGLSSFYSELMKGAGAAARVFELKDRKPLIPPTIGQDPVTLANKTIRFENVSFTYPTRLNQKIFDGLDITVEPGEHVCIVGPSGSGKSTVASLLLRYYDTNEGRIMIGDHNINSFNVRKYRRLLGIVQQEPQLFNGTILDNILYTVPPERADNDDLISTAIGQANCSKFLANFPDGLQTLVGPRGAQLSGGQKQRIALARAFLLDPSLLILDEATSALDSQSEEIVAQTLRVRVQRGLTTISIAHRLSTIKNCTRVVVLGKCGQVVESGPFEELLRNPLSELSILLSQQQDEPETSTPAHL
- the ATG26 gene encoding sterol 3-beta-glucosyltransferase (similar to Saccharomyces cerevisiae ATG26 (YLR189C); ancestral locus Anc_1.69): MNLATKGRKSGESSSHNISQESVGTGKLLTALIPQRRLSKSIASLKPGRNGKGRTASIGSDGEEMVRSDSDDTGGYDVAKSRFMMKSIADLLTTASVYAGMDDAQEADDLAQDLTQNDKDRRNEDDDLLGRQQKDSNDEVQADSEGGPVRLAATRKPTLFSFSVVPTEKMESAMGSDQAFKRKIIKKLLEHFKLDQNEELLKDYSAWLLKDVLVQGNLLVTSRHILFFAYLPKNPGTIKLSGNLNIRSTLRTSVRYWCILKDQTLSLYNSPTEVYFPVLTIDLSNTTSIHLEKRSSSDDPNTTFKVHNNGRTYVFNADTEYSARAWCNSLKKQQFAAQNTENDSVSVKIPLANIIDLDDQAIVKQALTVRIRALESAHSFAIDDFHFVFLDGSGFSLMDMVKKQLSALNTLGVRILFDNFSPGDDPNSSAKLEGGRKCIEDTKTQESSQTSFDMSSKEHASLIDNILHHTPGSLAAKDPEEKTWSRRLRSMSGSLFTKPSIFNGSDEDVVVEFYSRFPTQASDNASRSTLKDQFSDDDDKATESEHGHRKTKLTDLATKPFKNVAEMWNAHPIHYMNDYVPFSEDDPYLVKNKRKVHALHRFRRHFKLNNNEILISASFTHLVRNVPLYGKLYIANDVLCFRTLLPTVNTKMILPLNDVETCYKEKGFRFGYLGLVIVIRGHEELFLEFSTASARDDAEYVILKRLDDVKSKRRVPASVSANIVETDSNTAKLKFFEDKINAEGFDVPLLFDENPYFKTNIKPQRSYKIAMLTIGSRGDVQPYIALGKGLLKEGHQVTIITHSEFREFVTKHGIGFEPIAGDPAELMSLMVEHESMNVGLFRDASVRFRDWITALLDTSWAACKKLGLDMLIESPSAMAGIHIAEALDIPYFRAFTMPWTRTRAYPHAFIVPDQKRGGNYNYLTHVLFENLFWKGISGQVNKWRLESLGLDKTNLDMLQQNKVPFFYNISPTIFPPSVDFSEWIKVTGYWFLDEKTDYKPPQALVDFLSRARKLGKKLVYIGFGSIVVSNAKEMTKAIAKAVEDVDVYCVLNKGWSERLNDSSSKEIEVELPECIFNAGNVPHDWLFPQMDAAVHHGGSGTTGATLRAGLPTVVKPFFGDQFFYALRVEDIGAGLALKKLNSHSLTKALQQVTTNKRMADRALLIKNQIANEDGVRTAINCIYGELEYARSLVLARSKKEKITPYKEVQTSEPLANKASNNQADESWFFV